One Chionomys nivalis chromosome 4, mChiNiv1.1, whole genome shotgun sequence genomic region harbors:
- the Mmp27 gene encoding matrix metalloproteinase-27, with product MKGLLSLLLNFTALSSAFPPDRKDTNGRLDQLAQAYLNQFYSLEIEGSHLVQSKNRSLLDSKLREMQAFFGLTVTGELDSDTLEIMKMPRCGVPDVGQYGYTLPGWRKHNLTYRIMNYTPDMTRADVDEAIQKALEVWSKVTPLMFTKISKGVADIMIAFRTGVHGWCPRHFDGPLGVLGHAFPPGLGLGGDTHFDEDENWTAKDGEGFNLFLVAAHEFGHSLGLSHSNDHTALMFPNYVSLDPSKHPLSQDDIDGIQSIYGSPPKTPTKPKKATEPHACTDPGLAVDAITTFRREVMFFKGRHLWRTYSDIADVEFESIASFWPSLPADLQAAYESPRDQILVFKDENFWVIRGYAVLPDYPKSIHTLGFPRRVKKIDAAVCDHDTKKTFFFVGIWCWRYDETAQAMDRGFPQRIVKHFPGIGIRVDAVFQYKGFFYFFRGPRQFEYDIKAKNVTRMMRTNSWFRCKEPFSSSVNVDIKEAAHSIGTVIPHPTSVNLFIFSAVHVLTITYS from the exons ATGAAGGGCCTTCTGTCCTTGCTATTGAATTTTACAGCACTTTCTTCTGCATTTCCTCCAGATCGCAAGGACACAAATGGCAGACTCGATCAACTGGCCCAG GCATATCTCAACCAGTTCTACTCTCTTGAAATAGAAGGGAGTCATCTTGTCCAAAGTAAGAACAGGAGTCTTTTAGACAGCAAACTTCGGGAAATGCAAGCATTTTTTGGATTGACAGTGACTGGAGAGCTGGACTCAGACACCCTTGAGATCATGAAGATGCCCAGGTGTGGGGTGCCTGACGTGGGACAATATGGTTACACCCTGCCTGGGTGGAGAAAACACAACCTCACGTACAG AATAATGAACTACACTCCAGATATGACACGAGCTGATGTGGATGAGGCTATTCAGAAAGCACTAGAAGTTTGGAGCAAGGTCACTCCACTGATGTTCACCAAGATTTCCAAGGGGGTTGCAGATATCATGATAGCCTTTAGGACTGGAG TCCATGGCTGGTGTCCTCGTCATTTTGATGGTCCCTTGGGAGTCCTTGGCCATGCCTTTCCTCCTGGTTTGGGTCTAGGTGGTGACACTCACTTTGATGAAGACGAAAACTGGACAGCCAAGGATGGGGAAG GGTTCAACTTGTTTCTTGTGGCTGCTCATGAATTTGGTCACTCTCTGGGGCTCTCTCACTCCAATGATCACACAGCCTTGATGTTTCCCAATTACGTCTCCCTGGACCCTAGCAAACACCCACTTTCTCAAGATGATATTGATGGGATCCAGTCCATCTATG GAAGTCCACCCAAAACACCCACCAAGCCAAAGAAAGCCACTGAGCCCCACGCCTGTACAGACCCTGGCCTGGCTGTGGATGCTATCACTACCTTCCGCAGAGAAGTCATGTTCTTTAAAGGCAG GCACTTATGGAGGACCTACTCTGATATTGCTGATGTGGAATTTGAGTCAATTGCTTCCTTCTGGCCGTCTCTGCCAGCTGATCTTCAAGCTGCCTATGAAAGCCCCAGAGATCAGATTCTTGTGTTCAAAG aTGAGAATTTCTGGGTGATCAGGGGGTACGCTGTCTTGCCTGATTACCCCAAATCCATCCACACACTCGGGTTTCCAAGACGTGTGAAGAAAATTGATGCAGCCGTCTGTGACCACGACACCAAAAAAACCTTCTTTTTTGTGGGCATCTGGTGCTGGAG GTATGATGAGACGGCACAAGCCATGGACAGAGGGTTCCCACAGAGGATAGTGAAGCACTTCCCAGGAATTGGCATCCGTGTGGACGCTGTTTTCCAGTATAAAG GCTTCTTCTATTTCTTCCGTGGGCCAAGGCAATTTGAGTATGACATCAAGGCCAAGAACGTCACCCGCATGATGAGAACCAACTCTTGGTTCCGGTGTAAAGAACCGTTCAGCTCATCAGTCAATGTTGACATCAAAGAAGCGGCACATTCCATTGGAACAGTGATACCGCATCCGACAAGTGTGAACTTGTTCATTTTCAGTGCTGTTCACGTGCTGACAATAACATACAGTTAA